Proteins encoded in a region of the Xylocopa sonorina isolate GNS202 chromosome 11, iyXylSono1_principal, whole genome shotgun sequence genome:
- the LOC143429107 gene encoding uncharacterized protein LOC143429107: MSQHRRRADDFTDSLNSFQYSELDTDTHCSLSEDSLNEIRSAPDLNKRIDSDQVAPNRQFLDSHNELQLNTMDEDSKRDSNYNINGNKSSGLAVTELSIPNVLQEASPSNCTNKKEHICDISCEDEHVNTKAKMFEAVLCSLDNQLNQIKEVSKTQPILKRLSEKFTHAPKDFTDKLLTIIEESVINNDDGTANTSAVDLSRLTTEFRKMCKFIEDESPPKWVSPESISQCSFLTSSMCHLKSYNSGKLHSATNTSTPVKPTSGTDIIRKRFFDKISKNIWGGSGDSNINASSNISFELLEAQCKRLFPEDKESPKPLQRSLSMPSLLSMSQINAVCEQQMASLEVSSITENHNDNSKNLLDKCFVKNSSLNKLQLEKSISKDLSKSTDIQCENVSYSMKKFRKMSEKNELENERSDTSENYITVDPDELGKMLLEDIAAKRKRCLDTARLITEINADAEVIEAQKTLRMSPMFANLNESNSLNNDETKFLNTLISCKDYQTYLQKQKPFFKLLQNSNPSTPETSCKEIPKSGSKHEGIKDLEKKLFNTDETKKQRKRTQKEEKTLKPKYFTTPGKSPSNKSCKNKKIYFPAMLSPTKNTAKGTILKSPHLEGLYRSDYNTVVSPVGMYIRGTNMPLIKNVRPKTNRLFSTPVKHSIKRSPSGNLKQKTPVKNVIKADKKAPLQLNLSPKINTPTVEILAIKTPEDGSTPKNHFILPKVSYKLPLKVKTIKENKSPKYGTRMKKLLEAAESKVVIRHEGRINSVKRGKITGSNEVYDINYESEDESIHIEQAANKTNFLHNRRGF, from the exons ATGAGTCAACATCGAAGACGTGCCGATGATTTTACAGATTCACTGAATAGTTTCC AATATTCTGAACTCGACACTGATACACACTGTTCTCTGTCAGAGGACAGCCTGAATGAAATTCGATCTGCACCAGATCTAAACAAACGTATAGATTCAGATCAAGTTGCTCCCAACAGACAATTTCTTGATTCCCATAATGAATTACAACTTAATACAATGGATGAAGATTCAAAGAGAGATTCTAATTACAATATTAATGGCAATAAATCCAGTGGACTTGCAGTCACAGAACTAAGCATACCCAATGTATTACAGGAAGCTTCTCCATCAAATTGTACAAATAAAAAGGAACATATCTGTGATATAAGTTGTGAGGATGAACATGTAAATACTAAAGCAAAAATGTTTGAAGCTGTCCTGTGCTCGTTAGATAATCAATTGAATCAAATCAAAGAAGTTTCAAAGACACAACCAATATTGAAACGTTTATCTGAAAAATTTACACATGCACCGAAAGATTTCACTGACAAACTCTTGACTATTATTGAGGAATCTGTTATAAATAATGATGATGGTACAGCTAATACATCTGCTGTAGATTTAAGTAGATTAACAACAGAATTCAGAAAGATGTGTAAATTTATAGAAGATGAATCTCCCCCTAAATGGGTATCTCCAGAATCCATATCTCAATGTTCATTTCTTACAAGCTCAATGTGTCATTTGAAAAGTTATAACAGTGGAAAATTACATTCTGCTACTAATACATCTACACCTGTTAAACCTACTTCTGGTACAGATATAATTAGAAAGCGGTTCTTTGACAAAATTTCAAAAAATATTTGGGGTGGAAGTGGTGATAGTAATATTAATGCGTCCAGTAACATATCATTTGAATTACTAGAGGCTCAATGTAAGAGATTATTTCCAGAAGACAAAGAATCCCCAAAACCTTTGCAAAGAAGCTTATCAATGCCCTCGTTATTGAGTATGAGTCAAATTAATGCTGTATGTGAACAACAAATGGCGTCATTAGAGGTTTCTAGTATCACAGAAAATCATAATGATAAttcaaaaaatttattagataagTGTTTTGTTAAAAATTCCTCCTTAAACAAATTGCAATTGGAGAAGTCAATATCAAAAGACTTAAGCAAATCAACAGATATTCAGTGTGAAAATGTATCATATTCAATGAAAAAATTCAGAAAAATGAGTGAGAAAAATGAGCTTGAAAATGAGAGGTCCGACACATCTGAAAACTATATAACTGTAGATCCAGATGAATTAGGGAAGATGCTTTTAGAAGATATAGcagcaaaaagaaaaagatgtCTTGATACAGCAAGACTTATTACAGAAATTAATGCAGATGCAGAAGTAATAGAAGCACAAAAAACATTAAGAATGTCACCTATGTTTGCTAATCTCAATGAATCAAATTCATTGAACAATGATGAGACTAAATTTTTGAATACTTTGATATCTTgtaaagattatcaaacttaTTTGCAAAAACAAAAACCCTTCTTTAAGTTACTCCAAAATTCAAATCCTAGCACACCTGAAACTAGTTGCAAAGAAATTCCAAAATCTGGCTCGAAACATGAAGGTATTAAAGATTTAGAGAAAAAACTTTTCAATACTGATGAAACAAAGAAACAAAGAAAAAGAACacaaaaggaagagaaaactcTAAAGCCAAAATATTTCACCACACCAGGAAAATCTCCTTCAAATAAAAGTtgtaaaaacaaaaaaatatatttccctGCAATGTTAAGTCCTACAAAAAATACAGCAAAAGGTACCATTCTAAAAAGTCCACATTTGGAAGGCTTGTATAGATCTGATTATAATACAGTGGTATCACCAGTGGGTATGTACATAAGAGGGACAAATATGCCACTTATAAAAAATGTACGTCCTAAAACAAATCGTTTATTTTCTACACCTGTGAAACATAGTATTAAGAGGTCACCAAGTGGAAACTTAAAACAAAAGACTCCAGTGAAGAATGTAATTAAAGCCGACAAAAAGGCACCACTTCAGCTTAATTTGTCTCCTAAAATAAATACACCCACAGTGGAG ataCTTGCAATAAAAACACCGGAGGATGGTAGTACACCTAAGAATCATTTTATACTTCCTAAAGTTTCATATAAGCTTCCCTTAAAAGTTAAAACG ataaaagaaaataaatcaCCCAAGTATGGAACTCGCATGAAGAAATTGCTTGAAGCAGCAGAAAGTAAAGTTGTTATCCGACACGAAG GCCGGATAAACTCAGTAAAAAGAGGGAAAATAACTGGAAGCAATGAAGTGTATGATATCAATTACGAATCAGAAGATGAGTCTATACACATAGAACAGGCAGCTAATAAAACGAATTTTCTTCACAATCGGAGAGGTTTTTAA
- the Fabp gene encoding fatty acid binding protein isoform X1, whose translation MLAALYGKRYKLQSSENFDDYLKSLGVGLLTRKMGSSVSPVVELTENSGVYTLKTTSPFKNSEIKFKLGEEFEEETPDGRKVKTVCTLEGNKLMQIQKGEKQTTIEREFTPTEMKAIMKVDDIVCTRIYKAQDE comes from the exons ATGCTTGCCGCTTTGTACGGAAAACGTTACAAGCTTCAATCGAGTGAGAATTTTGATGACTACTTGAAAAGCTTGG GTGTAGGCCTGCTGACACGTAAAATGGGCAGCAGCGTGAGTCCCGTGGTTGAATTAACAGAGAACAGTGGTGTCTACACGTTGAAAACGACTAGTCCATTCAAGAACTCCGAAATAAAATTTAAGCTCGGCGAAGAGTTCGAGGAAGAAACTCCGGACGGAAGAAAAGTGAAGACGGTGTGCACTCTAGAGGGAAATAAACTCATGCAAATCCAAAAAGGAGAGAAGCAGACGACCATTGAAAGAGAATTCACGCCGACAGAAATGAAAGCG ATTATGAAAGTCGATGACATAGTATGTACGAGAATATACAAAGCCCAGGACGAATAG
- the LOC143429128 gene encoding cell cycle checkpoint protein RAD1 isoform X2 has translation MYPELDTYNLVAKLGNLKTFVHLLKAINFKESATCCGTENGLKVTVEDAKCVQASAYIPVQVFQVFNLKEDVIFRINLNILVECLCMFWTNINCQGSSVSLQLFYKGTGHPVTILIEEDGVIIDCSLKTQDPDELLDFHLDSESVLNKVVVQTELLKDILSDLDPTSDLIEILLSPSPPYFRISTAGLGGICHIELPHDGDLIDNFQCTSTATSSYKLAHIKPAMKALSYANKVSLRTDTCGLLCFQYMVKTDETHTCYIEYY, from the exons ATGTATCCTGAACTAGATACTTACAATTTGGTCGCAAAATTAGGAAACCTTAAAACTTTTGTTCATTTATTGAAAGCAATTAATTTCAAAGAG AGTGCCACTTGTtgtggaactgaaaatggattgAAAGTAACAGTAGAAGATGCAAAATGTGTGCAAGCCAGCGCTTATATTCCAGTTCAGGTGTTTCAAGTATTCAATTTAAAGGAAGATGTTATTTTTAGAATAAACTTAAATATACTTGTTGAGTGCCTTTGTATGTTTTGGACCAATATAAATTGTCAAGGAAGTTCAGTGTCTCTACAACTTTTCTATaaa GGCACCGGACATCCTGTAACAATTCTTATAGAGGAAGATGGTGTTATAATAGATTGCTCTTTAAAAACCCAGGATCCTGATGAGTTACTAGATTTTCACCTTGATTCAGAAAGTGTTCTAAACAAGGTAGTTGTTCAAACCGAGTTGTTAAAGGACATCTTATCCGATCTTGATCCAACTAGTGATTTAATTGAG ATTCTTTTGTCACCTTCTCCTCCTTATTTTCGAATCAGTACAGCTGGTTTAGGTGGAATCTGTCATATCGAATTACCGCACGACGGCGATTTAATTGATAATTTTCAATGTACTTCAACAGCCACATCCAGTTACAAACTTGCACATATTAAACCAGCTATGAAAGCATTGTCGTATGCTAATAAAGTGTCCTTAAGAACAGACACATGTGGATTGTTGTGTTTTCAATATATGGTTAAAACTGATGAAACACATACTTGTTATATAGAGTATTAT TGA
- the LOC143429128 gene encoding cell cycle checkpoint protein RAD1 isoform X1: MYPELDTYNLVAKLGNLKTFVHLLKAINFKESATCCGTENGLKVTVEDAKCVQASAYIPVQVFQVFNLKEDVIFRINLNILVECLCMFWTNINCQGSSVSLQLFYKGTGHPVTILIEEDGVIIDCSLKTQDPDELLDFHLDSESVLNKVVVQTELLKDILSDLDPTSDLIEILLSPSPPYFRISTAGLGGICHIELPHDGDLIDNFQCTSTATSSYKLAHIKPAMKALSYANKVSLRTDTCGLLCFQYMVKTDETHTCYIEYYISPVIDPDE, translated from the exons ATGTATCCTGAACTAGATACTTACAATTTGGTCGCAAAATTAGGAAACCTTAAAACTTTTGTTCATTTATTGAAAGCAATTAATTTCAAAGAG AGTGCCACTTGTtgtggaactgaaaatggattgAAAGTAACAGTAGAAGATGCAAAATGTGTGCAAGCCAGCGCTTATATTCCAGTTCAGGTGTTTCAAGTATTCAATTTAAAGGAAGATGTTATTTTTAGAATAAACTTAAATATACTTGTTGAGTGCCTTTGTATGTTTTGGACCAATATAAATTGTCAAGGAAGTTCAGTGTCTCTACAACTTTTCTATaaa GGCACCGGACATCCTGTAACAATTCTTATAGAGGAAGATGGTGTTATAATAGATTGCTCTTTAAAAACCCAGGATCCTGATGAGTTACTAGATTTTCACCTTGATTCAGAAAGTGTTCTAAACAAGGTAGTTGTTCAAACCGAGTTGTTAAAGGACATCTTATCCGATCTTGATCCAACTAGTGATTTAATTGAG ATTCTTTTGTCACCTTCTCCTCCTTATTTTCGAATCAGTACAGCTGGTTTAGGTGGAATCTGTCATATCGAATTACCGCACGACGGCGATTTAATTGATAATTTTCAATGTACTTCAACAGCCACATCCAGTTACAAACTTGCACATATTAAACCAGCTATGAAAGCATTGTCGTATGCTAATAAAGTGTCCTTAAGAACAGACACATGTGGATTGTTGTGTTTTCAATATATGGTTAAAACTGATGAAACACATACTTGTTATATAGAGTATTAT ATTTCACCAGTGATAGATCCTGATGAGTAA